Proteins encoded within one genomic window of Perognathus longimembris pacificus isolate PPM17 chromosome 28, ASM2315922v1, whole genome shotgun sequence:
- the Taf7l gene encoding transcription initiation factor TFIID subunit 7-like produces the protein MKNKLKLDLYADGRHGMVQIENVRLSAKMVDLPCVIGSLKTLDKKSFYKTGDISQMLVCSNDGIQPSPEEAATCTNPTVTGNEEKKKKYGWKHGIAPPLKNVRKRRFRKVKRKVPEAKSAEEMSFFEFIDSPEVEKEVKRLLFSDAEAINIRWEVVADEENKETEFQRCLSDSPVSPGTGDYKEDYSLSEYERLRKMFSDSSSTSEDDGKYEKDEKDDDDELIEVEEEEDDGFEEDQERMLQARILEVKKYERIEDICELVLELQKQIYFKEKKLQRIQSKAERQKTIIKKVDNLLLKAHLHSVLEQLRLQEKERQNQLFFLQEQLRYFQKK, from the exons ATGAAGAATAAACTGAAACTTGACTTATATG CTGATGGGCGCCATGGGATGGTTCAGATAGAAAATGTCCGACTATCTGCTAAGATGGTTGATTTGCCTTGTGTTATTGGAAGCTTGAAAACTCTTGATAAGAAAAGCTTTTATAAAACAGGAGATATTTCCCAG ATGCTTGTGTGCAGTAATGATGGTATTCAGCCTTCTCCAGAGGAAGCAGCTACTTGTACTAACCCTACTGTAACTGgaaatgaggagaaaaagaaaaaatatggctGGAAACATGGTA TCGCTCCACCACTTAAGAATGTCAGAAAGAGAAGGTTCCGGAAAGTCAAAAGAAAG GTCCCTGAGGCCAAGTCAGCTgaggaaatgagcttttttgag TTCATTGACTCTCCAGAAGTGGAAAAGGAAGTGAAGAGACTGCTCTTTTCTGATGCTGAAGCCATTAATATAC GATGGGAAGTTGTTGCTgatgaagaaaacaaggaaacagaATTTCAAAGATGCCTTTCAGACTCTCCGGTATCTCCAGGAACTGGTGACTATAAGGAGGATTATAGCTTATCAG AATATGAGAGACTGCGGAAGATGTTCAGTGATTCTAGTAGTACCAGTGAAGATGATGGTAAATATGAGAAAGATGagaaggatgatgatgatgaactcatagaggtggaagaagaggaagacgATGGTTTTGAAGAGGATCAAGAAAGGATGCTACAAGCCAGAATTCTCGAAGTCAAGAAGTATGAAAGAATAGAAGATATCTGTGAGCTAG TTTTGGAACTTCAGAAGCAGATttattttaaggagaaaaaacTGCAAAGAATTCAGAGCAAAGCAGAAAGGCAGAAGACTATCATCAAGAAAGTGGATAATCTGCTCCTCAAG GCTCATTTGCATTCTGTGCTGGAACAGCTTAGGttacaggaaaaggaaaggcagaatcag CTCTTTTTCCTTCAGGAACAATTGAGATACTTTCAGAAGAAGTGA